From a single Pseudorasbora parva isolate DD20220531a chromosome 15, ASM2467924v1, whole genome shotgun sequence genomic region:
- the katna1 gene encoding katanin p60 ATPase-containing subunit A1 produces the protein MSLGEINENVKLAREYALLGNYSSAVVCYQGVLEQIKKYQYSVRDSSLQQKWQQVWQEISEETKQVREIMATLESFQMVSTPSKPSSFGQENDIMPVHVEHRSSPCVVRKSSGPYKDSKGHGNRLSVGPRGQPRPSPRVTNGDKGKPQKGKEKKDNPSKPKDDKNKAEGVETEVKRFDRGGEDKDLIDILERDIISQNPNVTWGDIADLEEAKKLLKEAVVLPMWMPEFFKGIRRPWKGVLMVGPPGTGKTLLAKAVATECRTTFFNVSSSTLTSKYRGESEKLVRLLFEMARFYAPTTIFVDEIDSICSRRGTSEEHEASRRVKAELLVQMDGVGGTSENDPSKMVMVLAATNFPWDIDEALRRRLEKRIYIPLPSAKGRVELLKISLKELELANDVNMDKIAEQLEGYSGADITNVCRDASLMAMRRRIEGLTPEEIRNLSKDEMHMPTTMEDFEAALKKVSKSVSAADIEKYKKWIEEFGSC, from the exons ATGAGTCTGGGGGAGATCAATGAGAATGTGAAGCTGGCTCGAGAGTACGCGCTGCTGGGGAACTACAGCTCTGCCGTGGTCTGTTATCAGGGCGTCCTGGAGCAGATTAAGAAGTACCAGTACTCAGTCAGAGACTCCTCTCTACAGCAGAAATGGCAGCAG GTTTGGCAGGAGATCAGTGAAGAGACTAAACAAGTTCGGGAGATCATGGCAACACTTGAGAGCTTCCAGATGGTGTCGACCCCATCCAAACCCAGCAGCTTTGGCCAGGAGAATGACATTATGCCTGTTCATGTGGAGCACAG GTCATCTCCATGTGTTGTGCGCAAATCCTCTGGGCCGTACAAAGACAGCAAAGGCCATGGAAACAGGTTAAGCGTCGGCCCCCGCGGCCAGCCTCGACCCTCGCCCCGCGTCACTAATGGAGACAAGGGAAAACCTCAGAAAGGCAAAGAAAAGAAAGACAACCCGTCAAAGCCAAAAGATGACAAG AACAAAGCGGAGGGTGTGGAGACGGAGGTGAAGAGGTTTGACAGAGGAGGAGAGGACAAAGACCTGATTGACATTCTGGAGAGAGACATCATCTCCCAAAACCCCAATGTCACATG GGGTGACATTGCGGACCTGGAGGAGGCCAAGAAGCTGTTGAAGGAAGCAGTGGTTCTGCCCATGTGGATGCCTGAATTCTTTAAAGGCATAAGACGCCCGTGGAAG GGAGTGCTGATGGTGGGGCCGCCAGGCACAGGAAAGACATTGCTGGCCAAAGCCGTTGCCACTGAGTGCCGAACCACCTTTTTTAACGTGTCCTCCTCCACCCTCACCTCCAAATACAGAGGAGAGTCTGAAAAACTTGTGCGGCTGCTGTTTGAGATG GCCCGGTTTTATGCCCCCACCACAATCTTCGTTGATGAGATTGACTCCATATGTAGCCGCAGAGGAACCTCAGAAGAACATGAAGCCAGCAGACGCGTCAAAGCTGAACTACTCGTCCAAATGGATG GTGTTGGTGGCACATCTGAAAATGACCCGTCAAAAATGGTTATGGTTCTGGCAGCCACCAACTTCCCTTGGGACATTGATGAAGCTCTGAGACGGAGACTAGAGAAGAGAATTTATATCCCGCTGCCCTCGG CTAAAGGCAGAGTGGAGTTACTCAAGATCAGTCTGAAGGAGCTGGAGTTGGCCAATGACGTCAACATGGACAAGATCGCCGAGCAGTTGGAGGGGTACTCTGGTGCTGACATCACCAATGTTTGCAG AGATGCATCCCTGATGGCAATGAGAAGGCGGATTGAGGGGTTGACCCCTGAGGAGATACGCAACTTATCAAAAGATGAGATGCACATGCCCACTACAATGGAGGACTTCGAGGCGGCGCTGAAGAAAGTGTCCAAGTCTGTATCGGCTGCTGATATAGAGAAATACAAGAAGTGGATAGAAGAGTTTGGCTCCTGCTGA